In one window of Armatimonadota bacterium DNA:
- a CDS encoding type II secretion system protein GspD, protein MIRVATLRRTILALTCAVSVLIALPAIGEEPPTGIETLTLKDAPVEEVIRLIAQAQDMDVLMTDDVQGTVSMNLSQKTPEEILDLICAANKLYWWKERGVYVVSGEPRGSHSEPKPVEAEPLPESLKPEETRAVLTLEYMKAQDLAYFFGGADEPYTDSYRRMQKVVFPYGQPGERVGQPLGVGNQANMRSGPRARTAAAVSGNPFEELSQVVLPGVIEPAPGAGEVLPGEELAAEEELAISAGAPLEHMLPEGLSPPVAFAPLNALIVQGPPEAIEQFRKLVETLDVRIPQVMVEAQFVEMRVEDARRFGIDWSWIGGETSMDVAGIAAGGNVGISFAKGNFTALLQALLNEQRARVINAPRLATMNNQPVTFTISRTFFYFTSETVVQPPGFAGSQVITSNILNALPVVTTFTILPQVNGDNSITCDVTTVISDIAGFITGPDGEQIPQPTATTLPTRLRVDDGETIVMGGFIRKNISESKRKVPLLSEIPIIGKILFTGTSYDYSDSELLIFLTAYIMAEKGTQVGGAREETRV, encoded by the coding sequence ATGATACGAGTAGCGACGCTCAGGCGCACCATCCTCGCACTGACGTGCGCAGTCTCTGTGCTCATCGCGTTACCCGCAATCGGCGAGGAGCCGCCGACGGGCATTGAGACCCTCACCCTCAAAGACGCGCCAGTGGAGGAGGTCATCCGCCTGATCGCGCAGGCGCAAGACATGGACGTCCTGATGACTGACGATGTCCAGGGCACGGTGTCCATGAATCTCTCGCAGAAGACGCCCGAGGAGATCCTCGACCTCATTTGCGCGGCCAACAAGCTCTACTGGTGGAAAGAGCGCGGGGTGTACGTCGTCAGCGGCGAGCCGCGGGGCAGTCACTCGGAGCCGAAGCCGGTCGAGGCCGAGCCGCTGCCGGAGTCTCTCAAGCCGGAAGAGACCAGGGCCGTGCTCACCCTCGAATACATGAAGGCGCAGGACCTCGCATATTTCTTCGGCGGCGCCGACGAGCCGTACACTGACTCCTATCGCAGGATGCAGAAAGTGGTCTTTCCCTACGGCCAGCCCGGCGAGCGCGTGGGGCAGCCGCTCGGTGTCGGCAATCAAGCCAACATGAGATCGGGCCCCCGCGCCAGGACCGCCGCGGCGGTCTCCGGCAACCCGTTCGAGGAGCTGAGCCAGGTCGTCCTGCCCGGCGTCATCGAGCCGGCGCCGGGCGCGGGGGAAGTGCTCCCGGGCGAGGAACTCGCCGCGGAAGAGGAGCTGGCCATTAGCGCGGGGGCGCCTCTCGAGCACATGCTGCCCGAAGGCCTATCGCCGCCCGTCGCGTTCGCGCCGCTTAACGCACTCATCGTTCAAGGGCCGCCCGAAGCCATCGAACAATTCCGCAAGCTGGTCGAGACTCTCGACGTGCGCATCCCGCAGGTGATGGTGGAGGCGCAGTTCGTCGAAATGCGCGTCGAGGATGCGCGCCGGTTCGGGATTGACTGGAGTTGGATCGGCGGCGAGACCAGCATGGATGTTGCCGGTATAGCCGCAGGCGGCAACGTGGGGATATCCTTTGCCAAGGGCAACTTCACAGCCCTGCTTCAGGCACTGCTCAACGAGCAGCGGGCGCGCGTTATCAACGCGCCGCGCCTGGCGACCATGAATAACCAGCCGGTGACGTTCACCATCAGCCGTACCTTCTTCTACTTCACCAGCGAAACCGTCGTGCAGCCGCCGGGGTTCGCCGGCAGCCAGGTCATCACCAGCAACATCCTCAACGCGTTGCCGGTCGTGACCACGTTCACAATTCTGCCGCAGGTGAATGGGGACAACTCCATCACGTGTGACGTCACCACCGTGATCTCCGACATCGCGGGCTTCATCACTGGCCCGGACGGCGAGCAGATACCGCAGCCCACGGCAACCACGCTGCCGACGCGGCTGCGTGTGGACGACGGCGAGACGATAGTCATGGGTGGCTTCATCCGCAAGAACATCAGCGAGAGCAAACGCAAAGTGCCGCTGCTGAGCGAGATCCCCATTATCGGCAAGATCTTGTTCACCGGCACGAGCTACGACTACAGTGACTCGGAGTTGCTCATCTTCCTCACCGCCTACATCATGGCCGAGAAGGGCACGCAAGTCGGCGGCGCGCGGGAGGAGACACGCGTTC
- the pilM gene encoding type IV pilus assembly protein PilM: MPAIPSIARDMTVLGLDIGTNLIKVVEMRSSRGSLQLLNVGIRPTPPEVIANGVIVDPAALGTAIRGLLQAQGIRTREAVASVAGQSSLVVRPIEVPKMSRPELADTMRWEVERHIPFAASEVIMDYQPLAEPEELPEERQNMEVLLAVAQEDMINAYLATFQVAGLRPRALDIEGLAATRSLVDVRADDGLYDETIALVNVGATTTDISIIRDGLLSFNRPVPMAGDSLTNAISENLGRDLAEAERLKKEAGMVILGERPAAAMPPPAETEIEMPETPQAPAEAGEEAPAAAEGAAAEPVFDLSAELDDVPARREAAPVPEQIFDFPQPPEPTAAEPPPEAQAAEEQPLEQAPAESFPAPSIELSTHAVTRRVYEAMLPALSELVAEIRRSLEYYRSRYPDSSVDRIVLFGGTAKLENLAPFISNEIGIRVDLGDPLIKLDFLPPFYRKQYLDEVGCLLPIAVGLAIRDILE, from the coding sequence ATGCCAGCCATTCCTAGCATCGCCCGTGACATGACCGTTCTCGGGTTGGACATCGGCACCAACCTGATCAAGGTCGTCGAGATGCGCTCCTCACGGGGTTCGCTGCAGCTCCTCAACGTGGGCATCCGCCCGACCCCGCCGGAGGTGATCGCGAACGGCGTCATCGTCGACCCCGCAGCGCTGGGTACTGCCATTCGCGGGCTGCTCCAGGCGCAAGGCATACGCACCCGCGAGGCGGTCGCGTCCGTCGCCGGGCAGTCCTCGCTCGTTGTGCGTCCGATCGAGGTGCCCAAGATGTCGCGGCCGGAATTGGCCGACACCATGCGCTGGGAGGTGGAACGCCACATCCCCTTCGCCGCCAGCGAGGTGATCATGGATTACCAGCCGTTGGCGGAGCCCGAAGAGCTGCCCGAGGAACGGCAGAATATGGAAGTCCTGCTCGCCGTGGCGCAAGAGGACATGATCAACGCCTACCTCGCCACATTTCAGGTCGCCGGACTGCGGCCCCGCGCGTTGGACATCGAAGGGCTCGCGGCGACGCGCTCTCTGGTGGACGTGCGCGCCGACGACGGGCTGTACGACGAGACGATCGCGCTGGTTAACGTCGGCGCCACCACCACCGACATCAGCATCATCCGCGACGGGCTGCTCAGTTTCAACCGCCCGGTCCCGATGGCGGGCGACAGTCTGACCAATGCGATCAGCGAAAACCTCGGCCGCGACCTCGCCGAAGCCGAGCGGCTGAAGAAAGAAGCCGGCATGGTCATACTCGGCGAGCGGCCCGCGGCTGCCATGCCCCCGCCCGCTGAGACAGAGATCGAGATGCCCGAAACGCCACAGGCGCCCGCCGAAGCTGGCGAGGAGGCGCCCGCCGCGGCGGAGGGCGCTGCCGCCGAACCCGTTTTCGATCTCTCAGCCGAGCTGGATGATGTGCCCGCTCGGCGCGAGGCGGCTCCGGTACCGGAGCAGATCTTCGACTTTCCCCAGCCTCCAGAGCCGACAGCCGCCGAGCCGCCGCCCGAGGCCCAAGCCGCCGAGGAACAGCCGCTTGAGCAGGCGCCGGCGGAATCCTTCCCCGCGCCGAGCATCGAGCTCAGCACGCATGCCGTCACGCGCAGGGTATACGAGGCGATGCTGCCGGCGCTCTCGGAGTTGGTCGCCGAGATCCGCCGCTCCCTCGAATACTATCGCTCTCGCTATCCGGACTCGAGCGTGGATCGGATCGTGCTCTTCGGGGGTACCGCCAAGCTCGAAAACCTCGCCCCCTTCATCTCCAACGAAATCGGAATCCGCGTCGACCTCGGCGATCCTCTGATCAAACTCGACTTCCTGCCGCCCTTCTACAGGAAGCAGTACCTCGACGAGGTCGGGTGTCTGTTGCCCATCGCCGTCGGGCTGGCCATACGAGATATCCTGGAGTGA
- a CDS encoding PQQ-binding-like beta-propeller repeat protein has product MSTSRYRWVRVAAVAAFVAFGVASRPVWGAGLASTEWPMFHRDAAHSGNARESGPAVAETRWWQGGDAILPYEADHVPHGPQGAMWSSAATSEVDEDVPGAKKVWYFHYNAWTGRGAVPPGPTDPLVLRSEFPDDDAYGVPILAAPTEVFFETSTAMQFAGASGDTLNSLLYRNQDPNSRQEFVKQTDGTYQAKMRIPAGLWTFDFWITDVPAATNINFTIYRFAHATPDTRTAVPGLDPVTIPIPQTPNGALRRIEYVHRMAQDALLQPTDGIAIGVSVEAGSAVLVVEGRALSRVETPIQVPAVYAGADDGSVWAFDASTGNVLWSSAVPDAWFRSSPAVGDDGSIYIGSYEGTGRDLGRLYAFNPNGTVKWTYPAVNQIAYFRSGYLSPDLPADFPTDTAPLYPFPGSGTDPNPATIARTATEAGGRYVQFIPRTTNAAVVNTPPAALTQAGWLFHINDSAQERTLNAGEWVLDLALRADASNTQQAAGFITYRMSKVTIDPGGPSLVLEEELLGWTQDTRQLLLPAGQRVWTHIETPSIHEAHFVAGEYIFVELMIRQVTSTGSGTGGWELLLEGNDTQGGSDSQLITPGLSQTSLGAISSSPVISGDDVVYFGTHGGFIHAVEAVDGSRRWARALRQGDLADEIRSSPAYSSSGKVYVGSMNGRLYALDGNDGGILWRFPVSGDPALGSIESSPALDADREHIYFGANDGNVYCVQPVLTAPNQIEGQLQWAVATGGRVTATPAVGPDGTVYIGSLDGFMYALNPNGTPAAGVWPFAAAGEIQSSAAIAAPVLLYFVNEIVTDDPPQTPRPRHLSTLRAGDRDGDEPAGQMTLAFYNPAAAQVTLPDEKFDQEFRTHPQASESGMPSVLPRGTYTMNFWARADLQPMGDQAWLYFKVFHCTPSDATGSLILSFPAELIDDSTRSIEYESEAVLAADATLDPEDYLRVEVWGRVTLGARNRGVLYFSYDGNFTSRLEGPSLIYFATSVLRVAQPAPLARGRVYCVDQAGRAVWVDPNDGLPGFNPRGGGALSEPTAFTASPGLWEGETTRVVSESGGEVTEVARRRDALVYLGGHDGIMYAFGPAAAFGVPPPVVPPPVITPSVLTLTKQADKEVADVGQEITYTLRFRNDAGLLAVPAEDVVIADVLPAELDYVDGSASNGGYYVVATGTVMWPAIGELWPQETGEVSFRATVNDTVQVIPPLEPPEVYVSRTDPVTQGVTEPLYPWDPEKFAWGDMLYVFLGGRGKPGTTINSGAVMAASTGEQAIAQPVTVYAGWGKRYRVVFTYDPVNDPAAGTPPENQPLSYAIEYVLTAADSRSGRPEEAYEYEDAAYPDPRPEYIGENLGLTAFKIHLAPRGYAYSPNAVSVTEPPNRPWTPYYWRLSIEQNRGGSPGREDWGPLWAPNLDAGGARTQEFDFMIHNPLEVTPVAYDLAGGAAVNPGTQTQNTSFAVVNISKQSITGTGPTYPRNVVRWSKVDLAQAGGTYPSYEFRDENYLAENRINIGPDHASLGPGQSDNVWVWGDIPRYLSPGIYQAPNLNPLTSEMAIYVDLNGNMTWDPGETKFENEFDFDVDGRLVEVPAPGGFAPFQIAATLSLQPWLRIASETVDAAKAPPGTVAGVPMPALLNLGNLDLNPIQVDPRDVDPLTGLAAVRLERADLTSLQPTPWEESRPTYWDIDPTSVMSIIAKTPVGAVRPDQGWLLLDDPGNLADDLVVPHDQPSGTYSAPPDAVATAFGVTTRDGSPVRVRVVERRLTGYDNNGDPVLGVDVDPCVTWVDPDTLRVFWSSNHRTDGTEPTEADPYMLWYDALDRPTDAWAGAVSYPAPAWDPMDVPAGWISKGHLTPGHGVDADGNEWLFWGGSALRQTGTGGHTYDNRLLWASPWQAPGEVQDLPDVAGASGNPANMSDVFRLRPRPVLQALDDGVNEYDYVVFSEHSTTQASALAVLYRSRPAGGGAWSGWARQALVTSAGLEASRHPSAFGFDGYLWVVFSGASQYHGNYDIYCARYEPGTLAQAPFARFSETLTPGAGRTVFASRHKEWVISDPPVDGEVNIYVGGVRLAGAPVDLGTGRYRINDGTYNPEFDPALGTVYFSADPLAEVTADYTPKLLRLTTDPADESNPSAFVETYRYLDGGGAPQPVPYDPRLWVFWTQGGQPTAGADIMYLSLREALTYYFHDEASAEPATAGQLHQRGPDAAGVDLAVGAGIPFDTQAVTPDVTAIPEGVWAFNFTAYGEYADYATENAQIYFRVYRRSTPGNVNALLFQTALSPKLDPVPRQYTIVERQGPFALNATDRIYVEVLAVVGGSAQAHFIYEGGSGSRLTAPLVFGAERAARAVPVDHRANELGLYAVKDPRYAQVWLFWTSTRGAPTGPAGEAAADSDVYYQAFDPELP; this is encoded by the coding sequence GTGAGCACGTCCAGATACAGGTGGGTACGAGTGGCGGCGGTGGCGGCGTTCGTCGCCTTCGGTGTCGCGTCGCGCCCCGTGTGGGGGGCGGGCCTGGCGAGCACCGAATGGCCGATGTTCCATCGCGACGCCGCACACAGCGGGAATGCGCGGGAGTCCGGCCCGGCCGTGGCCGAAACGCGCTGGTGGCAGGGCGGCGACGCCATCCTGCCCTACGAGGCCGACCACGTCCCGCACGGGCCGCAGGGTGCCATGTGGTCTTCCGCAGCAACCTCCGAGGTGGATGAGGACGTGCCGGGCGCCAAGAAGGTCTGGTACTTCCATTACAACGCGTGGACCGGACGCGGCGCGGTTCCGCCCGGACCGACCGATCCGCTCGTGCTGCGCTCTGAGTTCCCGGATGACGACGCGTACGGCGTGCCGATCCTGGCGGCGCCGACCGAGGTCTTCTTCGAAACGAGCACGGCGATGCAGTTCGCCGGCGCCAGCGGCGATACGCTCAACAGCCTGCTCTACCGTAATCAGGATCCGAACAGCCGCCAGGAATTCGTCAAGCAGACCGACGGGACCTACCAGGCGAAGATGCGCATCCCTGCCGGGCTGTGGACCTTCGATTTCTGGATCACCGACGTCCCCGCAGCGACCAACATCAACTTCACGATCTATCGCTTCGCCCATGCCACGCCCGACACGCGCACCGCAGTGCCCGGCCTCGATCCGGTGACGATCCCCATCCCCCAGACGCCCAACGGCGCGCTGCGCCGTATCGAATACGTGCACCGGATGGCTCAGGATGCGCTGCTCCAGCCCACCGACGGCATCGCCATCGGCGTTTCCGTGGAGGCGGGCAGCGCGGTGCTCGTGGTGGAGGGCCGGGCGCTGAGCCGCGTCGAGACGCCGATCCAGGTGCCCGCGGTCTACGCCGGTGCGGACGACGGCTCGGTATGGGCGTTCGATGCATCCACGGGCAATGTGCTGTGGAGCTCCGCGGTGCCCGACGCGTGGTTCCGCAGTTCACCTGCCGTTGGGGATGACGGCAGCATCTACATCGGCAGCTACGAGGGGACCGGCCGCGACCTGGGCCGCCTCTATGCGTTCAACCCCAATGGTACGGTCAAGTGGACCTACCCGGCGGTCAACCAGATCGCGTATTTCCGCAGCGGCTACCTGTCCCCGGACCTCCCGGCGGACTTCCCGACCGATACCGCGCCGCTCTACCCCTTCCCGGGCAGCGGCACCGACCCCAATCCCGCAACCATTGCGCGCACCGCGACCGAAGCCGGCGGGCGCTACGTTCAGTTCATCCCGCGGACGACCAACGCGGCGGTCGTCAACACCCCGCCGGCGGCGCTGACGCAGGCGGGCTGGCTGTTCCACATCAACGACAGCGCGCAGGAGCGCACGCTCAACGCGGGCGAGTGGGTGCTCGACCTCGCCCTGCGCGCCGACGCGAGCAACACGCAGCAAGCCGCGGGGTTCATTACGTACCGCATGAGCAAAGTGACGATTGACCCCGGCGGCCCGTCGCTGGTGCTCGAGGAGGAGCTGCTCGGCTGGACCCAGGACACCCGGCAGTTGCTGCTCCCCGCCGGCCAGCGCGTGTGGACGCACATCGAGACGCCGAGCATCCATGAGGCGCATTTCGTCGCGGGCGAGTACATCTTCGTCGAGCTGATGATACGCCAGGTGACCTCAACCGGCAGCGGCACCGGCGGCTGGGAGTTGCTGCTCGAGGGCAACGATACCCAGGGCGGGTCCGATTCCCAACTTATTACGCCGGGGCTGAGCCAGACTTCGCTCGGCGCCATCAGCTCGTCCCCCGTCATCAGCGGCGACGACGTCGTATACTTCGGCACCCACGGCGGCTTCATCCACGCGGTGGAAGCCGTGGACGGCAGCCGCCGGTGGGCGCGGGCGCTGCGCCAGGGCGACCTCGCCGATGAGATTCGCTCGTCACCTGCCTACAGCAGTTCGGGTAAAGTCTACGTCGGCTCGATGAACGGGCGCCTCTATGCGCTCGACGGCAATGACGGGGGCATCCTGTGGCGCTTCCCGGTATCGGGCGACCCCGCGCTGGGCTCCATCGAGTCATCGCCGGCGCTTGACGCGGATCGAGAGCACATCTACTTCGGCGCCAACGACGGAAACGTCTACTGCGTGCAGCCCGTGCTCACGGCGCCGAACCAGATCGAGGGCCAGCTCCAGTGGGCAGTTGCGACCGGTGGGCGTGTCACCGCGACCCCCGCCGTCGGCCCCGACGGTACGGTGTATATCGGTTCGCTCGACGGCTTCATGTACGCGCTGAATCCAAACGGCACGCCGGCGGCCGGGGTGTGGCCGTTCGCCGCCGCAGGTGAGATACAGTCGTCGGCGGCGATTGCGGCGCCGGTGCTGTTGTACTTCGTTAACGAGATCGTGACCGATGATCCGCCCCAAACGCCGCGGCCGCGGCACCTGAGCACGCTGCGCGCCGGAGACCGCGACGGCGACGAGCCCGCAGGGCAGATGACCCTCGCGTTCTACAACCCCGCGGCGGCGCAGGTCACCTTGCCCGACGAGAAGTTCGATCAGGAGTTCCGCACCCACCCGCAGGCGTCGGAGTCGGGTATGCCGTCGGTGCTGCCGCGCGGAACCTACACCATGAACTTCTGGGCGCGGGCCGATCTCCAGCCGATGGGCGACCAGGCGTGGCTCTACTTCAAGGTCTTCCACTGCACGCCGAGCGACGCGACCGGATCGCTGATTCTGAGCTTCCCTGCGGAGCTGATTGACGATAGCACGAGATCCATTGAATACGAGAGCGAGGCCGTGCTCGCCGCGGACGCGACGCTGGATCCCGAAGACTACCTCAGGGTTGAAGTCTGGGGCCGGGTCACCCTCGGCGCACGCAACCGCGGAGTGCTGTACTTCTCATACGACGGCAACTTCACGAGCCGTCTCGAAGGTCCGTCGCTCATCTACTTCGCGACCTCGGTGCTCCGCGTCGCGCAGCCTGCGCCGCTCGCGCGCGGCCGCGTCTATTGCGTGGATCAGGCCGGTCGCGCGGTCTGGGTTGACCCCAACGACGGATTGCCCGGCTTCAACCCGCGCGGCGGCGGTGCGCTGAGTGAGCCCACCGCCTTCACCGCTTCGCCGGGGCTGTGGGAGGGGGAGACAACGCGGGTGGTTTCCGAGAGCGGCGGGGAAGTCACCGAAGTCGCGCGGCGACGAGACGCCTTGGTTTACCTCGGCGGGCATGACGGCATCATGTACGCCTTCGGCCCGGCGGCAGCGTTCGGCGTGCCGCCGCCTGTGGTGCCGCCGCCGGTCATCACGCCCAGCGTGTTGACTCTCACCAAGCAGGCGGACAAAGAAGTCGCCGACGTCGGCCAGGAGATCACGTACACGCTGCGCTTCCGCAATGATGCCGGCCTGCTCGCCGTGCCGGCGGAGGATGTCGTCATCGCCGACGTGTTGCCGGCGGAACTCGACTACGTTGACGGCAGCGCCAGCAACGGCGGGTACTACGTCGTGGCTACAGGCACCGTGATGTGGCCTGCCATCGGTGAGCTGTGGCCACAGGAAACCGGCGAGGTGTCGTTCCGCGCGACGGTCAACGACACGGTGCAGGTGATCCCGCCGCTGGAGCCGCCCGAGGTGTACGTCAGCCGCACCGACCCGGTGACGCAGGGAGTGACCGAGCCGCTCTACCCCTGGGATCCCGAGAAATTCGCGTGGGGCGATATGCTGTACGTCTTCCTCGGCGGGCGCGGCAAGCCGGGCACGACCATCAACTCCGGGGCGGTCATGGCGGCGAGCACCGGCGAGCAGGCAATCGCTCAGCCGGTGACGGTGTACGCCGGGTGGGGCAAGCGCTATCGGGTCGTCTTCACCTACGACCCGGTGAATGATCCCGCCGCGGGCACGCCGCCCGAGAACCAGCCGCTCTCATACGCCATCGAATACGTCTTGACCGCCGCCGACAGCCGCAGCGGGCGCCCGGAGGAGGCCTACGAGTACGAGGATGCCGCGTACCCCGATCCGCGGCCGGAATACATCGGGGAGAACCTCGGGCTTACTGCGTTCAAGATTCATCTTGCCCCGCGCGGCTATGCGTACAGCCCCAATGCGGTCTCCGTCACCGAGCCACCGAACCGCCCCTGGACGCCGTACTACTGGCGCCTCTCGATCGAGCAGAACCGCGGCGGCTCGCCCGGACGCGAGGACTGGGGGCCGCTGTGGGCGCCGAACCTCGACGCCGGCGGCGCGCGCACCCAGGAATTCGACTTCATGATTCACAACCCGCTGGAGGTGACGCCGGTGGCATATGATCTCGCCGGCGGCGCCGCCGTCAACCCGGGCACGCAGACGCAGAACACCTCCTTCGCCGTGGTCAACATCAGCAAGCAGTCCATCACCGGCACCGGGCCGACCTATCCCCGCAACGTCGTGCGCTGGAGCAAGGTGGATCTCGCCCAGGCGGGCGGCACGTATCCGAGCTACGAGTTCCGCGACGAGAACTACCTGGCCGAGAATCGCATCAACATCGGCCCCGATCACGCGTCGCTCGGCCCGGGGCAGAGCGACAATGTCTGGGTGTGGGGCGACATACCGCGCTATCTCTCCCCCGGCATCTACCAGGCGCCGAATCTGAACCCGCTGACCTCCGAGATGGCGATCTACGTTGACCTCAACGGCAACATGACGTGGGACCCCGGGGAAACGAAATTCGAGAACGAGTTCGACTTCGACGTGGACGGCCGGCTCGTCGAGGTGCCTGCCCCGGGCGGCTTCGCGCCGTTCCAGATTGCGGCGACCCTCTCGCTCCAACCCTGGCTCAGGATCGCGTCCGAAACGGTGGACGCCGCCAAGGCGCCGCCGGGAACCGTCGCGGGCGTCCCCATGCCGGCGCTGCTTAACCTCGGCAACCTCGACCTCAACCCGATTCAGGTTGACCCCAGGGACGTGGATCCGCTCACCGGCTTGGCCGCGGTGCGTCTCGAGCGCGCCGATCTGACCAGCCTGCAGCCGACGCCGTGGGAGGAATCGCGGCCGACCTATTGGGACATTGACCCAACGAGCGTCATGTCAATTATCGCCAAGACCCCGGTCGGCGCCGTGCGCCCCGACCAGGGATGGCTGCTGCTCGACGACCCCGGCAACCTCGCGGATGACCTCGTCGTCCCGCACGACCAGCCCTCGGGCACCTACAGCGCACCGCCCGATGCCGTGGCCACGGCTTTCGGCGTCACCACTCGCGATGGCTCTCCCGTCAGGGTCCGCGTCGTCGAACGCCGCCTCACGGGTTACGACAACAACGGAGATCCGGTGCTGGGGGTTGACGTGGATCCGTGCGTCACCTGGGTTGACCCGGATACGCTGCGTGTGTTCTGGTCGAGCAATCATCGAACCGACGGCACGGAGCCGACCGAGGCCGATCCGTACATGCTGTGGTACGATGCGCTGGATCGCCCCACCGACGCGTGGGCAGGCGCCGTGAGCTATCCGGCGCCTGCTTGGGACCCCATGGACGTGCCTGCGGGCTGGATCAGCAAGGGCCACCTCACGCCCGGCCACGGCGTCGATGCCGACGGCAATGAGTGGCTTTTCTGGGGCGGCTCGGCGCTGCGGCAGACCGGCACCGGCGGGCATACCTACGATAACCGCTTGCTGTGGGCCTCGCCATGGCAGGCACCCGGCGAGGTCCAGGATCTACCCGACGTCGCCGGGGCCAGCGGCAACCCGGCCAACATGAGCGACGTCTTTCGGCTGCGCCCGCGGCCGGTGCTGCAAGCTCTGGATGACGGCGTGAATGAATACGACTACGTCGTCTTCAGCGAGCACAGCACAACCCAGGCGTCCGCGCTGGCGGTGCTCTACCGCAGCCGCCCCGCGGGCGGCGGCGCGTGGAGCGGGTGGGCGAGGCAAGCGCTTGTCACCTCCGCAGGCCTGGAAGCCTCGCGTCATCCCAGCGCGTTCGGCTTCGACGGCTACCTGTGGGTCGTATTCTCCGGCGCCTCGCAGTATCACGGCAACTACGACATCTACTGCGCTCGCTACGAGCCGGGCACACTCGCGCAGGCGCCGTTTGCGCGCTTCTCGGAAACGCTTACTCCCGGCGCGGGCCGGACGGTGTTCGCCAGCCGCCATAAGGAATGGGTGATATCGGACCCGCCGGTCGACGGGGAAGTCAATATCTACGTCGGCGGCGTCCGGCTGGCAGGCGCGCCGGTGGATCTCGGCACCGGCCGCTATCGCATCAACGACGGAACGTACAACCCCGAGTTCGATCCGGCGCTCGGCACGGTCTACTTCAGCGCCGATCCGCTGGCGGAGGTGACGGCGGACTACACGCCGAAGCTGCTGCGGCTCACCACCGACCCGGCCGACGAATCAAACCCGTCCGCATTCGTCGAAACCTATCGCTACCTCGACGGCGGCGGCGCCCCGCAACCGGTCCCCTACGATCCGCGCCTGTGGGTGTTCTGGACCCAGGGCGGCCAGCCGACCGCAGGTGCGGACATCATGTACCTGAGCCTGCGCGAGGCACTGACGTATTACTTCCACGACGAGGCGTCGGCCGAGCCGGCCACCGCGGGACAGCTCCATCAGCGCGGGCCCGACGCGGCTGGGGTCGACCTCGCGGTCGGCGCCGGGATCCCGTTCGACACCCAGGCCGTGACCCCGGATGTGACGGCGATACCCGAGGGCGTGTGGGCCTTCAACTTCACGGCGTACGGCGAGTATGCCGACTACGCCACGGAGAATGCGCAAATCTACTTCAGGGTGTACCGGCGGAGCACACCGGGGAACGTCAACGCGCTGTTGTTCCAGACCGCGCTCAGCCCCAAGCTCGACCCGGTGCCGCGGCAGTACACAATTGTCGAACGACAGGGCCCGTTCGCGTTGAACGCTACCGACCGCATTTACGTCGAAGTCTTGGCGGTGGTCGGCGGCAGCGCTCAGGCGCACTTCATCTACGAGGGCGGGTCGGGGTCGAGACTCACCGCGCCCCTGGTCTTCGGCGCCGAACGCGCGGCGCGCGCGGTGCCGGTTGACCACCGCGCCAACGAGCTCGGGCTGTACGCAGTGAAGGACCCGCGGTACGCGCAAGTGTGGCTGTTCTGGACAAGCACTCGCGGCGCGCCCACCGGGCCTGCCGGGGAAGCGGCCGCGGACAGCGACGTGTATTACCAGGCCTTCGACCCAGAGCTTCCATGA